A window from Spiroplasma endosymbiont of Aspidapion aeneum encodes these proteins:
- a CDS encoding NAD(P)/FAD-dependent oxidoreductase, with amino-acid sequence MKNHINSTIYDAIIVGGGPAGTSASLYLKRAGLKILIIEKQALGGKVNFTDSVENYLLGKSVRGMELGDMIKSQITELNIECKFSTVVSLKKNENLFTIGLNDNELINSRSVIIATGTKERLLNVENSDRYQYRGITYCAICDGPSFKNKTMAVIGGGDAAIEESLFLSKIAKKLYLIHRRQIFRANFNSVECLKKQENVEFILDSVVDRVDGDKKIESITIRNLVNKKYNKIDVDVVFPYIGQIPSSCLLKNLGVLNDSGFVIIDENFQTKIKGLYAIGDVVNKKIRQIATAVNDGCVCALNAIKYLQNF; translated from the coding sequence ATGAAAAATCATATTAATAGTACAATATATGATGCCATAATAGTTGGTGGTGGTCCAGCGGGCACTAGTGCAAGTCTATACCTTAAAAGGGCAGGATTAAAAATTTTAATAATTGAGAAGCAAGCACTAGGTGGTAAGGTTAATTTTACGGATAGTGTTGAAAACTATCTTTTAGGAAAGTCTGTGCGTGGTATGGAACTTGGAGACATGATAAAAAGTCAAATAACAGAATTAAATATTGAATGTAAATTTTCAACTGTAGTAAGTCTCAAAAAGAATGAAAATCTATTTACTATAGGATTAAATGATAATGAATTAATTAATTCGAGAAGTGTAATTATTGCTACCGGAACAAAAGAAAGACTTCTTAATGTTGAGAATTCAGACCGATATCAGTACAGGGGAATAACATATTGCGCTATATGTGATGGCCCAAGTTTTAAGAATAAAACAATGGCTGTAATTGGTGGTGGTGATGCTGCAATAGAGGAAAGTTTATTTTTGTCAAAAATTGCAAAGAAATTGTATTTAATTCATAGAAGACAGATATTTAGAGCCAATTTTAATTCCGTTGAATGTTTAAAAAAGCAAGAAAATGTAGAATTTATTTTAGATAGTGTTGTAGATAGAGTGGACGGTGATAAAAAAATAGAATCAATTACAATTAGGAATCTTGTAAACAAAAAATATAATAAGATTGATGTTGATGTTGTATTTCCCTATATTGGTCAAATACCTTCATCATGCCTATTGAAAAATTTAGGTGTTTTAAACGATTCTGGTTTTGTAATAATAGACGAAAATTTTCAGACAAAAATCAAAGGTTTATATGCAATAGGAGATGTTGTTAACAAAAAAATAAGACAGATAGCAACCGCTGTTAATGATGGCTGTGTTTGTGCGCTTAATGCTATTAAATATCTTCAAAATTTTTAA
- a CDS encoding prolipoprotein diacylglyceryl transferase, translating to MLTNVWEMEWFNHDENKSWTINGDYGFIHMYALFMTLGVTIAIAVSAIKLWRKQVPLTGLYIGAIPIVIVSLFGASYFGKMPVGVSFWNCFKFWQGGMSIHGGVLFGGLSGIVIFYIIGRYTGVSVLVYMDAIIPNILLGQAIGRWGNFFNHELVGQPLCLAGQHNTFSWLPNFILNNTQFQYFGPDNLNYKGLILVSGQSYQMTPIFIIESFFLTISWILITFIVPGIGRWISKKPWNIDQKSFAIDWRNSFRKPFSREKTEIGYSYFEVWNRAFYSNTDIESAKQYCIEVKNLNNEYYEKIKNKEKCSYLRYRARYGKSLLKANNPNKYHITYCGIEAGVYFFLWNIVRLSLESIRPEDVLFISYKRDLSLVLVACASIIGVAIILLSIFIFPYLSRKEDFVFEKKYFLISGEETKLLRLKDFRRKSEA from the coding sequence ATGCTAACAAATGTTTGGGAAATGGAATGATTCAACCACGATGAAAACAAAAGTTGAACAATTAACGGTGATTATGGATTCATACATATGTATGCTTTATTTATGACCCTTGGCGTTACGATCGCTATCGCAGTTTCAGCTATAAAGTTATGAAGAAAGCAAGTTCCATTAACAGGTCTATATATTGGAGCGATACCTATTGTAATTGTTTCATTATTTGGGGCAAGTTATTTTGGCAAAATGCCTGTTGGTGTTTCATTTTGGAATTGTTTTAAATTTTGGCAAGGAGGGATGTCCATACACGGTGGTGTATTATTTGGTGGACTATCTGGAATTGTTATTTTTTACATAATTGGTAGATATACTGGTGTTTCTGTTTTGGTATATATGGATGCCATAATTCCAAATATTTTACTAGGCCAAGCAATTGGTAGATGAGGTAATTTTTTTAATCATGAATTAGTTGGGCAACCATTATGCTTAGCCGGGCAACACAATACATTTAGTTGATTGCCTAACTTTATATTAAATAATACCCAATTTCAATATTTTGGTCCTGATAATTTAAATTATAAGGGATTAATTTTGGTAAGTGGTCAATCCTATCAAATGACACCAATATTTATTATCGAATCCTTTTTTCTAACAATATCATGAATTTTAATTACATTTATTGTACCGGGAATTGGAAGATGAATCTCGAAAAAACCATGAAATATAGACCAAAAGAGTTTTGCAATTGATTGAAGAAATTCATTCAGAAAACCGTTTTCTCGAGAAAAAACCGAAATAGGTTATTCATATTTTGAGGTATGAAATAGAGCGTTTTATTCAAATACAGATATTGAATCTGCAAAACAATACTGTATTGAGGTTAAGAATCTTAATAATGAATACTATGAAAAAATAAAAAATAAGGAGAAATGTTCATATTTAAGGTATAGAGCAAGATATGGTAAGTCTCTATTAAAAGCAAATAATCCAAATAAGTATCATATAACATATTGTGGAATAGAGGCTGGAGTTTATTTTTTTCTTTGAAATATTGTTAGATTATCTTTAGAATCAATAAGACCTGAGGACGTTTTATTTATAAGTTATAAACGCGATTTATCACTTGTTTTGGTAGCTTGTGCAAGTATTATTGGTGTTGCAATAATATTATTGAGTATATTTATTTTTCCATATTTATCTCGAAAAGAAGATTTTGTCTTTGAAAAAAAATATTTTCTTATTAGTGGAGAGGAAACAAAATTGTTAAGATTAAAAGACTTTAGAAGAAAATCAGAGGCTTAA
- the whiA gene encoding DNA-binding protein WhiA, which translates to MSFANEVKEEILSHEYTKEQFILFMHGIYVSGISTTSTEGSCATIELRSSSPPLMRKIIKFFKNEYNSKTNLSIRQNLIKKTKVFIVKIYNVGKFLQDSMSTNFDIENTSDVKRWFERSDLIRAYFCGLFLGCGSVNSPSTSNYHLELKYNKREIAERDILIINTFGFGFKIYSRSTNRIIIYIKKSLLVSDFLKFLDVSNSVLRFEQVRIQRDFKNSQNRIINIETSNQLKVLITSKKQIDDIVFLVNNNLFSSLPKNTQILLYERLKNDSATYDELKEILNKKGIKISKPTIGVIFGKIKKIVELEKNNGI; encoded by the coding sequence ATGTCATTTGCAAATGAGGTTAAGGAAGAAATATTATCTCATGAATATACAAAAGAACAATTTATCTTATTTATGCACGGGATATATGTAAGTGGTATATCAACAACAAGCACCGAAGGAAGTTGCGCCACAATAGAGCTTAGATCATCATCTCCCCCTTTAATGAGAAAGATTATTAAGTTCTTTAAAAATGAATATAATTCTAAAACAAATTTATCAATCAGACAAAATTTAATAAAAAAAACAAAAGTTTTTATTGTAAAGATATATAACGTTGGTAAATTTTTGCAAGATTCTATGTCCACAAATTTTGACATAGAAAATACTTCCGATGTGAAAAGATGATTCGAAAGAAGCGATTTAATAAGAGCATATTTTTGTGGATTGTTTTTAGGGTGTGGGAGTGTTAACTCCCCCTCTACATCTAACTATCATTTGGAGTTAAAATATAATAAAAGGGAAATCGCGGAAAGAGATATTTTAATCATAAATACATTTGGATTTGGATTCAAAATATACTCAAGATCAACAAATAGAATAATAATTTATATAAAAAAATCTTTATTAGTATCTGACTTCTTAAAGTTTTTGGATGTGTCTAATTCAGTATTGAGGTTTGAACAAGTAAGAATACAAAGAGATTTTAAAAACTCACAAAACAGAATTATTAATATTGAAACAAGTAACCAACTTAAAGTATTAATAACAAGCAAAAAACAAATAGATGATATAGTTTTCCTGGTAAATAATAATCTTTTTAGTTCTCTTCCTAAAAATACTCAAATTTTATTATATGAAAGATTAAAAAATGATTCTGCAACATATGATGAATTAAAAGAAATTCTTAATAAAAAGGGTATAAAAATATCAAAACCAACAATCGGGGTAATTTTTGGAAAAATTAAAAAAATTGTAGAACTGGAGAAAAATAATGGAATTTAA
- a CDS encoding helix-turn-helix transcriptional regulator — MEFKSKLIELIGKNIRYIRENKLLTQTELSKKIMINKNYISDIERGQRNATIYTLERLAKGLGVEVIDFFNTKIS, encoded by the coding sequence ATGGAATTTAAAAGTAAACTAATAGAACTTATTGGCAAAAACATTCGTTATATTCGTGAAAATAAATTATTAACACAGACCGAATTATCTAAAAAAATAATGATTAATAAAAATTACATTTCTGATATTGAAAGAGGCCAAAGAAATGCAACTATATACACTTTGGAAAGATTAGCCAAAGGCTTAGGTGTTGAAGTCATAGACTTTTTTAACACTAAGATATCTTAA
- a CDS encoding rhodanese-like domain-containing protein yields MKLVSRIILIVNNYLRKNSFKKKYKTKNLFFLIKIFQRYDKYEKKWQLIDIRNQMSFNDSHIVNSINVPPISTEFAIYKKIDRRKNILIINSNIRSNLNIYKLLKNKGINVYILYTNYNSEFESDPLIRDYIQTNIKIS; encoded by the coding sequence ATGAAATTAGTTTCAAGGATTATACTAATTGTTAATAATTACTTAAGAAAAAATTCCTTCAAAAAAAAATATAAAACAAAGAATTTATTTTTTTTAATTAAAATTTTTCAGAGATATGATAAGTATGAAAAGAAGTGACAACTAATAGATATAAGAAATCAAATGTCATTCAATGATTCCCACATTGTCAATAGCATTAATGTTCCACCGATTTCTACAGAGTTTGCGATTTATAAAAAAATTGATAGGAGAAAAAATATACTTATTATCAATAGTAACATAAGAAGTAATTTAAATATTTATAAGCTTCTAAAAAATAAAGGCATTAATGTCTATATTCTTTACACCAATTACAACAGTGAATTTGAGAGTGATCCACTTATAAGGGATTATATTCAAACAAATATTAAGATATCTTAG
- the secG gene encoding preprotein translocase subunit SecG, translated as MNMILLTSTSTNYMVLVFEIMTFIAAIIMIIIGLLQNKSTQTGLSALNGGNDDLFQNSKERGFDKTLSNWMFIFGIILFVLAVICSVLNNALG; from the coding sequence ATGAATATGATATTATTAACAAGCACTTCAACAAATTATATGGTTTTAGTTTTTGAAATTATGACATTTATTGCTGCAATAATAATGATTATAATTGGTTTGCTACAAAATAAATCAACACAAACTGGGCTTAGTGCACTTAATGGTGGGAATGATGATTTATTTCAAAATTCTAAAGAAAGAGGATTTGATAAAACCTTATCAAACTGAATGTTTATATTCGGAATAATCTTGTTTGTTTTAGCGGTTATTTGTTCTGTTCTTAATAATGCCTTGGGATAG
- the rnr gene encoding ribonuclease R yields MQHKLFNYIKMNKSIKYETLEEVFKNDKNFNDELEFLINNNKIHQKKDGSFYILGENEKIGVIKIHEKGFGFIHPITDEKTDDDFYVSKIDLANSISADVVSFDILSTGDRSSAKVLKIIDRPKKYLVGYIELNNNFLDFVPNDPLYKNYYTKIDHKNSVSVKKDDIVKVNIVNVENNRLIVIVTDVIGNNNRAIDKIIAIAYEHDIGVGFSQEAIANTTEVVNKYNKDILERESRKKESLSHLDFVTIDGSDSKDLDDAIYVERTENGYKLIVAIADVSYFVSENSHLDKEALKKGNSTYLANKVLPMLPEILSNDLCSLNPNTEKFSLACVINFDTNGNVIAKKVLKTIIISKARLTYSEVNNFFESGKFKHPSNIAEMILLSRELHQKIDKLKFNKGTIEFNIPELKVILNNDGNVIDIIAKESGEAEKLIENFMVSANEAVATLVYEKKYPFIYRNHDVPDEISLLEWYSTLTLLGVNPKVDNQNKGNPKYIVQALRSIDKDIVDKKEKAVINISLLKYMGKAFYGPNNIGHFGLASSCYTHFTSPIRRYSDLIVHRLLKKYFIEKNNEKYSDISVENIIKKQSNIINIAERNSIDAERDVNKVCAIEYLDKHIGEEFDSIISYVAKFGVFVQLENLIEGMIHISNLQGYTYDDTTKSFNCPNARQLKIGQRIKVKLISTNVLKKIIDFQLVK; encoded by the coding sequence ATGCAGCATAAATTATTTAATTATATTAAAATGAATAAATCAATTAAATATGAAACACTTGAGGAAGTATTTAAAAATGATAAAAATTTTAATGATGAGTTAGAATTTTTAATTAATAACAATAAAATACATCAAAAAAAAGACGGAAGCTTTTATATTTTAGGAGAAAATGAAAAAATAGGCGTTATTAAAATTCATGAAAAGGGGTTTGGCTTTATACACCCAATAACTGATGAAAAAACAGATGATGATTTTTATGTATCAAAAATTGATCTTGCTAATTCTATATCGGCAGATGTTGTTAGTTTTGATATTTTATCAACAGGTGATCGAAGTTCTGCAAAAGTTCTTAAGATTATCGATAGACCAAAAAAATACTTAGTTGGATATATTGAACTTAATAACAATTTTTTAGATTTTGTTCCCAACGACCCCTTATATAAAAATTATTATACCAAAATAGACCACAAGAATAGTGTTAGTGTTAAGAAGGATGATATTGTCAAGGTAAATATTGTTAATGTAGAAAACAATAGGTTAATAGTAATTGTAACAGATGTTATAGGAAATAATAATAGAGCTATAGATAAAATAATTGCAATTGCATATGAACACGATATTGGCGTTGGATTTTCACAAGAAGCAATTGCAAACACTACTGAGGTTGTTAATAAATATAACAAGGATATATTGGAAAGAGAATCTAGAAAAAAAGAAAGCCTTTCTCATTTAGATTTTGTTACGATTGATGGCAGCGATTCTAAGGACTTGGATGATGCAATCTATGTTGAAAGAACTGAAAATGGTTATAAATTGATAGTTGCGATTGCAGATGTAAGTTATTTTGTAAGTGAAAATTCACACTTGGATAAAGAAGCGTTAAAAAAAGGAAATTCTACATATTTGGCCAATAAAGTTTTACCGATGTTACCAGAAATATTATCAAATGATTTATGCTCGTTAAATCCTAATACCGAAAAATTTAGCCTGGCATGTGTTATTAATTTCGACACTAACGGAAATGTCATAGCAAAAAAGGTTCTAAAGACAATTATTATTTCAAAAGCAAGATTGACATATAGTGAAGTGAATAATTTTTTTGAGTCTGGAAAATTTAAACACCCTTCTAATATAGCGGAAATGATTCTTTTATCACGGGAATTGCATCAGAAAATTGATAAACTCAAGTTTAACAAAGGAACTATTGAGTTTAATATTCCTGAGCTAAAGGTGATTTTAAATAATGATGGTAACGTAATTGATATTATTGCAAAAGAAAGTGGAGAAGCCGAAAAATTAATCGAAAATTTTATGGTTTCTGCTAATGAAGCTGTAGCAACACTTGTTTATGAAAAAAAATATCCTTTTATTTATAGAAATCATGATGTGCCAGATGAAATAAGCCTCTTAGAATGGTATAGTACGCTTACATTGCTGGGTGTAAATCCTAAAGTTGATAATCAAAATAAAGGGAATCCAAAATATATTGTTCAAGCATTACGGTCAATAGATAAAGATATTGTTGATAAAAAAGAAAAAGCGGTAATAAATATCTCATTATTAAAATATATGGGAAAAGCATTTTATGGGCCAAATAATATAGGTCATTTTGGGCTTGCAAGCAGTTGCTACACACATTTTACATCTCCGATAAGAAGATACTCTGATTTAATTGTCCATAGGTTACTTAAAAAGTATTTTATTGAAAAAAATAATGAGAAATATAGTGATATTTCTGTTGAAAATATTATAAAAAAACAATCAAATATAATAAATATTGCTGAAAGAAATTCTATTGACGCAGAAAGAGATGTTAATAAGGTCTGTGCAATAGAATATTTAGATAAGCATATTGGAGAAGAGTTTGATTCAATCATTTCATATGTTGCAAAATTCGGAGTTTTTGTTCAACTTGAAAATTTAATTGAAGGAATGATACACATAAGTAACCTTCAAGGGTACACATATGATGACACTACAAAATCATTTAATTGTCCTAACGCAAGGCAATTAAAAATTGGACAGAGAATAAAGGTAAAATTAATAAGTACTAATGTATTAAAAAAAATAATAGATTTTCAATTAGTTAAGTAG
- the smpB gene encoding SsrA-binding protein SmpB, which yields MGKLIIAHRKRASFDYEIFDKYEAGIVLYGSEVKSIRSNSASINEAFVIVKNLELFILNMNIATYKFATNKYSELDPTRTRKLLLHKNEIKKIFKKIKLEKLTLIPTSIYFVNGRVKMEIALGKGKKNYDKRETIKKRDVERRLQKIK from the coding sequence ATGGGTAAATTAATCATAGCCCACAGAAAAAGAGCTAGTTTTGATTATGAAATTTTTGATAAATATGAAGCCGGTATAGTTTTATACGGTTCGGAAGTTAAATCAATTAGGTCTAATTCGGCATCTATAAACGAAGCTTTTGTAATTGTGAAAAATTTAGAATTATTTATTTTAAATATGAATATTGCAACATATAAATTTGCAACAAATAAATACTCCGAATTAGATCCAACTAGAACAAGAAAACTTCTACTTCACAAGAATGAAATAAAAAAAATATTTAAGAAAATTAAATTGGAAAAATTAACACTAATTCCTACGTCCATATATTTTGTTAATGGAAGAGTTAAAATGGAAATAGCACTTGGAAAAGGTAAGAAAAACTATGATAAGCGTGAAACAATTAAGAAAAGAGACGTTGAAAGAAGATTACAGAAAATTAAATAA
- the mgtA gene encoding magnesium-translocating P-type ATPase, with the protein MRYVGLNEVQVEKNREEFGDNKQTKIKFNFFVSIIKNYLSIFNIILLVIYAFNVYQYFQSPDIIDLISIIIIFTMIILSGSIGFFHEYNNYVITKSIFAKNKRFVKVIRNTDIDFYDISEENINQISKQTEIIDADELVIGDFVYITTGDVIEGDLKIIFENNFSVIQPSLSGEVFPVDKSIYNNNENMIDYENICYAGTTAATGYAIAVVIGTGKSTYQLKITNRIKDKPKKRLFDKYLFKISCFIVSFIALITPIVFGITKIEGNTWDYSLLYAVSLAVGLTPEMLPIIVALNLKNGFKILTKKYNFNIKTISSIQALGAIDVLCMDKTGTITEGEISLWKSCDYYGNRNDNLNVYSFINSNYQSGFKNHIDNAIIKKLDIYEPKVNEVKIIKEKPFDFNRKLLSLLVEYKDKKIQITKGASDEILGIVDKIELNGSVEKIQDKHIKKIEEDIINFNRSGYRIVCVATKSDNNNIEESNLTFLGFLIFFDKPKKETKKFIQQLGQRQIDYKILTGDSEVITKEIAKMSDIKIRGSISGVTLDKMTDEQFKNAVINNNIFYKLNPLLKSKILTTLQECGKVVGFIGDGINDVAVLRSSDVGISFRDASGPAQNAADIVIGGNELVDIDESVIRGREALCNIVKYINITIASNFGNTISILIAILWLKFTPMQPIQILTQNLLYDLTQFALIYDRVDSSFTKVPRSIDLKHIIRFSLISGPVSSIFDIICFLILTYVYKYTLNTPNQDQNIVLFNSSWFIVGLLTQAGVVFIFRTEYNNLFKTKPCSALVISNIFVFALGFIIPFTPGVSGLFSMAPPSYTFIFFALGIIIFYILLSMLVKYIYIKVFGSVW; encoded by the coding sequence ATAAGGTATGTTGGCCTTAATGAAGTACAAGTGGAAAAAAATAGGGAGGAATTTGGAGATAATAAACAAACAAAAATAAAATTTAACTTTTTTGTAAGTATAATAAAAAATTATTTATCAATATTTAATATTATTTTATTAGTAATATATGCATTTAATGTATACCAATATTTTCAAAGTCCTGATATTATCGATCTTATTTCAATAATAATAATTTTTACTATGATTATTTTAAGTGGGTCAATAGGTTTTTTTCATGAGTATAATAATTATGTCATTACAAAAAGTATATTTGCAAAAAATAAAAGATTTGTTAAAGTAATTCGTAACACAGATATAGATTTTTATGATATATCTGAAGAAAATATAAATCAAATATCAAAGCAAACAGAAATAATCGATGCAGATGAATTAGTCATAGGTGATTTCGTTTACATAACAACCGGCGATGTTATCGAAGGGGATTTAAAAATTATTTTTGAAAACAATTTTTCCGTAATCCAGCCTTCATTATCAGGGGAGGTTTTTCCAGTAGACAAATCTATTTATAATAATAATGAAAATATGATCGATTATGAAAATATATGTTATGCCGGCACAACTGCTGCAACCGGATATGCAATAGCTGTTGTTATAGGGACTGGAAAAAGCACATATCAACTAAAAATAACAAATAGAATTAAAGATAAGCCTAAGAAGAGGTTATTTGATAAATACCTATTTAAGATAAGTTGTTTTATTGTGTCTTTTATAGCACTGATAACCCCTATTGTTTTTGGTATTACTAAAATTGAAGGAAACACGTGGGACTATTCTCTATTATATGCTGTATCGCTCGCTGTTGGTCTAACACCTGAAATGCTTCCAATTATTGTTGCCTTAAATCTTAAAAATGGCTTTAAAATATTAACAAAAAAATATAATTTTAATATTAAAACAATTAGTTCAATTCAAGCGCTAGGAGCAATTGATGTATTATGTATGGATAAAACAGGAACAATAACCGAAGGAGAAATTAGCCTTTGAAAATCATGTGATTACTACGGAAATAGAAATGACAATTTAAATGTTTATTCATTTATTAATTCTAATTACCAATCCGGATTTAAAAATCATATTGATAACGCCATTATTAAAAAATTAGATATCTATGAACCTAAAGTCAATGAAGTGAAAATCATAAAGGAAAAACCTTTTGATTTTAATAGAAAATTACTATCCTTGCTTGTTGAGTATAAGGATAAAAAAATCCAAATTACTAAAGGTGCTTCGGATGAGATTCTTGGTATAGTTGATAAAATTGAACTTAATGGATCTGTTGAGAAAATTCAAGATAAGCATATCAAAAAAATTGAGGAGGACATAATTAATTTTAATAGAAGTGGTTATCGAATTGTATGTGTTGCCACAAAGAGTGATAATAATAATATTGAAGAATCTAATTTAACATTCTTAGGATTTTTAATTTTTTTTGACAAACCAAAAAAAGAAACAAAAAAATTTATTCAACAGTTGGGTCAAAGACAAATAGATTATAAAATACTCACTGGAGATAGTGAGGTTATAACTAAGGAAATAGCTAAAATGTCAGATATAAAAATTAGGGGTTCAATATCTGGGGTAACTTTGGATAAAATGACAGATGAACAATTTAAGAATGCAGTAATCAATAATAATATTTTTTATAAACTAAACCCTCTCCTTAAATCAAAAATACTAACAACACTACAAGAATGTGGGAAAGTTGTCGGATTTATAGGTGATGGAATAAATGATGTCGCAGTTTTAAGGTCTTCTGATGTAGGAATATCCTTTAGAGATGCATCTGGCCCAGCACAAAACGCTGCTGATATTGTTATTGGAGGTAATGAGCTTGTAGATATTGATGAGAGTGTGATTAGAGGTAGGGAGGCATTATGTAATATTGTTAAATATATTAACATTACTATAGCATCAAATTTTGGTAACACAATAAGTATATTAATAGCAATTTTATGATTAAAGTTTACACCAATGCAACCTATACAAATATTAACACAGAATCTCCTATATGACCTAACACAATTTGCTCTTATATATGATAGAGTAGATAGTTCATTCACTAAGGTACCTAGGTCTATAGATCTAAAGCACATTATTAGATTTTCCTTAATAAGTGGCCCCGTTAGTTCTATATTTGATATTATTTGTTTTCTTATATTAACATATGTTTATAAATACACATTAAATACACCTAATCAAGACCAAAATATAGTTTTATTTAATTCATCTTGATTTATTGTTGGATTGTTAACACAAGCTGGTGTTGTGTTTATATTTAGAACAGAGTATAATAATTTATTTAAAACAAAACCTTGCTCCGCTCTCGTTATATCTAATATTTTTGTATTTGCCTTGGGTTTTATCATACCTTTCACCCCTGGAGTATCAGGATTATTTAGTATGGCACCGCCGTCTTACACATTTATATTTTTTGCATTAGGAATTATAATTTTTTATATATTATTATCCATGCTGGTAAAGTATATTTATATTAAGGTATTCGGTAGTGTGTGATAA